Sequence from the Elusimicrobiota bacterium genome:
CGGTCGGCGGTTAATTACCAGTTGTTGGCCACCTACTGGGAAATAGGTGGGCGGATTGCCATGGAAAATCTGACGGCCAATGTTGGATATGAAAAGGCGGTCTTGGCTCGACTAGCCAAGGACATGCAGACCGATGTGACCACCCTTTACCGTTGCATCCAGTTCCATGGCGTATACAAAGCTGTTCCCCGGAGTGATTTTTTAAGTTGGAGCCATTACCGCGTCCTCCTGGCAATTAAAGATTCGACCGAGCGGCGAAAATTCAGTGACCTTGCCGAAAAAAACCGTTGGACTCGGGATCAATTACTGGAAGCGGTGGAGTCCGCGGGAAAGGATGTCCCCACCGATGGGTCATCAAAGAAATTAAAGCGCCCAACAACGGTTGGCTATGTTTTTA
This genomic interval carries:
- a CDS encoding thermonuclease family protein, whose translation is RSAVNYQLLATYWEIGGRIAMENLTANVGYEKAVLARLAKDMQTDVTTLYRCIQFHGVYKAVPRSDFLSWSHYRVLLAIKDSTERRKFSDLAEKNRWTRDQLLEAVESAGKDVPTDGSSKKLKRPTTVGYVFKGIVLDVVDGDTLVLDIDCGFDIKKKQRIRLSGINSPEINTTEGQDAATFVRNQLAQAPFVVVRTTKVDINGRFLGDVFYSFDSKANIEEVYRGGRYLNQELLSREMGDRM